The following are encoded in a window of Kitasatospora fiedleri genomic DNA:
- the polA gene encoding DNA polymerase I has product MLLDGHSMAYRAFFALPVENFSTATGQHTNAVYGFASMLANTVRDERPTHLAVAFDLSRQTFRSAEFPEYKANRAATPDEFRSQVPLIGELLDAMRVPRVTAEGFEADDVIATLATAAAAEGFEVLIVTGDRDSLQLVNEHVTVLYPTKGVSELTRYTPEKVAEKYGVRPDQYPDLAALRGDPSDNLPGIPGVGEKTAAKWVNQFGSFEELVNRADEVKGKIGEKLREHLDSVKRNRFLTELVRDVELPLGVPELARAPFDKDEVARLMEALEFRNPNFRDRVAGIDPAGAESAAAVEVPAGPAVDGDLLTVPGALAAWLEEHTGADARTALAADYSWALGTGGVEQIALATGTAAAWFDPAALGEDDDRAFTAWLADPERPKALHIAKQVMRAFAEQGWRFAGVTADTALAAYLEKPGRRTFTLDVLAEEYLGRSLAPAAAQAETGQLSFDADEPDPTAGAQSLMTRARAVHDLAELFDTRLAEVGAVELFHDMELPIAELLARMERHGIAADRAWLQGLETQFAAEIQRCVEEAHAAAGREFNLGSPKQLQEVLFGDLGLPKTKKIKTGWTTDADALTWLATQTTNELPVILLRHRDQAKLRTTVEGLLKTVSPQGRIHTTFNQMVAATGRLSSQDPNLQNIPVRTEEGRAIRRAFVVGEGYETLLTADYSQIELRIMAHLSEDEALIEAFTTGEDLHTTVASQVFSVPPASVDAEMRRKIKAMSYGLAYGLSAYGLSQQLGIKPAEAQGLMDTYFERFGGVRDYLHDVVEEARAVGYTETLLGRRRYLPDLTSDNRQRREMAERMALNAPIQGTAADIVKIAMLRVDAALRAAGLATRMLLQVHDEIVLEVAPGEREQVEALVREQMAGAYPLRAPLDVSVGAGANWETAAH; this is encoded by the coding sequence ATGCTGCTGGACGGGCATTCGATGGCCTACCGGGCCTTCTTCGCCCTGCCGGTGGAGAACTTCTCCACCGCCACCGGCCAGCACACCAACGCCGTCTACGGCTTCGCCTCGATGCTGGCCAACACCGTCCGCGACGAGCGGCCCACCCACCTGGCGGTGGCCTTCGACCTGTCCCGGCAGACCTTCCGGTCCGCCGAGTTCCCCGAGTACAAGGCCAACCGCGCGGCCACGCCGGACGAGTTCCGCAGCCAGGTCCCGCTGATCGGCGAACTGCTCGACGCCATGCGGGTGCCCCGGGTCACCGCCGAGGGCTTCGAGGCCGACGACGTCATCGCCACCCTGGCCACCGCCGCCGCGGCCGAGGGCTTCGAGGTGCTGATCGTCACCGGCGACCGGGACTCCCTCCAGCTCGTCAACGAGCACGTCACCGTGCTGTACCCCACCAAGGGCGTCTCCGAGTTGACGCGCTACACCCCCGAGAAGGTCGCCGAGAAGTACGGCGTCCGCCCCGACCAGTACCCGGACCTGGCCGCCCTGCGCGGCGACCCGTCCGACAACCTGCCCGGCATCCCCGGCGTCGGCGAGAAGACCGCCGCAAAGTGGGTCAACCAGTTCGGCTCCTTCGAGGAACTGGTCAACCGGGCCGACGAGGTCAAGGGCAAGATCGGCGAGAAGCTCCGCGAGCACCTCGACTCCGTCAAGCGCAACCGCTTCCTCACCGAACTGGTGCGGGACGTCGAACTGCCGCTCGGCGTCCCCGAGCTGGCCCGCGCCCCGTTCGACAAGGACGAGGTCGCCCGGCTGATGGAGGCGCTGGAGTTCCGCAACCCCAACTTCCGCGACCGGGTGGCCGGCATCGACCCGGCCGGCGCCGAGAGCGCCGCCGCCGTCGAGGTCCCGGCCGGCCCCGCCGTCGACGGCGACCTGCTGACCGTCCCCGGCGCGCTCGCCGCCTGGCTGGAGGAGCACACCGGCGCGGACGCCCGCACCGCCCTCGCCGCCGACTACAGCTGGGCGCTGGGCACCGGCGGGGTCGAGCAGATCGCCCTCGCCACCGGCACCGCCGCCGCCTGGTTCGACCCCGCCGCGCTCGGCGAGGACGACGACCGCGCCTTCACCGCCTGGCTCGCCGACCCCGAGCGCCCCAAGGCCCTGCACATCGCCAAGCAGGTCATGCGGGCCTTCGCCGAGCAGGGCTGGCGGTTCGCCGGCGTCACCGCCGACACCGCGCTCGCCGCCTACCTGGAGAAGCCCGGCCGCCGCACCTTCACCCTCGACGTCCTCGCCGAGGAGTACCTGGGCCGCTCGCTCGCCCCCGCCGCCGCCCAGGCCGAGACCGGCCAGCTCAGCTTCGACGCCGACGAGCCCGACCCGACGGCCGGCGCCCAGTCCCTGATGACCCGGGCCCGCGCCGTCCACGACCTCGCCGAGCTGTTCGACACCCGGCTCGCCGAGGTCGGCGCGGTCGAGCTGTTCCACGACATGGAACTGCCGATCGCCGAACTCCTGGCCCGGATGGAACGCCACGGCATCGCCGCCGACCGCGCCTGGCTCCAGGGCCTGGAGACCCAGTTCGCCGCCGAGATCCAGCGCTGCGTCGAGGAGGCGCACGCCGCCGCCGGCCGCGAGTTCAACCTCGGCTCGCCCAAGCAGCTCCAGGAGGTCCTGTTCGGCGACCTCGGCCTGCCGAAGACCAAGAAGATCAAGACCGGCTGGACCACCGACGCCGACGCCCTCACCTGGCTCGCCACCCAGACCACCAACGAACTCCCGGTCATCCTGCTCCGCCACCGGGACCAGGCCAAGCTCCGCACCACCGTCGAGGGCCTGCTCAAGACCGTCTCCCCGCAGGGCCGCATCCACACCACCTTCAACCAGATGGTCGCCGCCACCGGCCGCCTCTCCTCGCAGGACCCGAACCTGCAGAACATCCCGGTCCGCACCGAGGAGGGCCGCGCCATCCGCCGCGCCTTCGTGGTCGGCGAGGGCTACGAGACGCTGCTCACCGCCGACTACTCGCAGATCGAACTGCGCATCATGGCGCACCTCTCCGAGGACGAGGCCCTGATCGAGGCGTTCACCACCGGCGAGGACCTGCACACCACCGTCGCCTCCCAGGTCTTCTCGGTCCCCCCGGCGAGCGTCGACGCCGAGATGCGCCGCAAGATCAAGGCCATGTCGTACGGCCTCGCCTACGGCCTGTCCGCGTACGGCCTCTCCCAGCAGCTCGGCATCAAGCCCGCCGAGGCCCAAGGCCTGATGGACACCTACTTCGAGCGCTTCGGCGGCGTCCGCGACTACCTGCACGACGTGGTCGAGGAGGCCCGCGCCGTCGGCTACACCGAGACGCTGCTCGGCCGCCGCCGCTACCTGCCCGACCTCACCAGCGACAACCGGCAGCGCCGCGAGATGGCCGAGCGGATGGCCCTCAACGCCCCCATCCAGGGCACCGCCGCCGACATCGTCAAGATCGCCATGCTCCGGGTCGACGCGGCCCTGCGCGCGGCCGGCCTCGCCACCCGGATGCTGCTCCAGGTGCACGACGAGATCGTCCTGGAGGTCGCCCCCGGCGAGCGCGAGCAGGTCGAGGCCCTGGTCCGCGAGCAGATGGCCGGCGCGTACCCGCTGCGCGCCCCGCTCGACGTCTCGGTCGGCGCCGGTGCGAACTGGGAGACCGCCGCGCACTAA
- a CDS encoding PaaI family thioesterase, translating to MTDAAPVLKVPQDVLDHFAKLGVSAETFSGGHLGEKLGITIVEASPDRVVGTMPVEGNQQPYGLLHGGASAALAETLGSIGAMLHAGPGRYAVGVDLNATHHRSATSGLVTGVATAVFKGRTAATYEIAVTDDTGRRITSCRLTCMLRDL from the coding sequence ATGACCGACGCGGCGCCCGTACTGAAAGTGCCCCAGGACGTGCTGGACCACTTCGCCAAGCTGGGGGTGAGCGCGGAGACCTTCTCCGGCGGGCACCTGGGCGAGAAGCTGGGCATCACCATCGTGGAGGCGTCCCCGGACCGGGTGGTCGGGACGATGCCGGTGGAGGGCAACCAGCAGCCGTACGGGCTGCTGCACGGCGGGGCGTCGGCGGCGCTGGCCGAGACGCTGGGCTCGATCGGCGCGATGCTGCACGCCGGCCCGGGCCGCTACGCGGTGGGCGTGGACCTGAACGCGACGCACCACCGGTCGGCGACCTCGGGCCTGGTGACGGGCGTGGCGACGGCGGTGTTCAAGGGCCGCACCGCCGCGACGTACGAGATCGCGGTGACGGACGACACCGGCCGCCGGATCACCTCCTGCCGGCTGACCTGCATGCTGCGCGACCTCTGA
- a CDS encoding branched-chain amino acid ABC transporter substrate-binding protein, giving the protein MRKSSLLIVTIAVSGALTLSACGSRGGKSDSGSDSAKGDTKVVIGVDAPLTGKLSALGQGIKNSVDLAVNKANKDKVVPGVTFAIEALDDQANPTSGQQNATKLVGEKDVAGVVGPLNSSVSLTMQKVFNDAHLAQISPANTNPQLSLGPDWGSGKFARPYASFFRTATTDVVQGKFAAQYLFNDAKKTKVYVIDDKKTYGAGLAAIFQEEFKKLGGTVVGTDHVNPDDKDFSAVATKVAAAGADSVYYGGEYPEAGPLSDQIKKAGAAVPLFGGDGIYDDEYIKLSNGNSNGDLATSVGAPVEELDSAKTFINDYKAANYKDAYAAYGGYSYDAAWSLVEAVKAVVAANGGKVPSDLRQKVIDALGKVSFDGVTGKVSFDEYGDTTNKQLTVYTVKDGKWTAVKSGTYNG; this is encoded by the coding sequence GTGCGAAAGAGCTCACTTCTCATCGTGACCATTGCCGTGTCCGGAGCGCTCACGCTCTCCGCGTGCGGCTCGCGCGGCGGAAAGTCCGACTCCGGCTCGGACAGCGCGAAGGGCGACACCAAGGTCGTCATCGGCGTGGACGCCCCGCTCACCGGCAAGCTGTCCGCCCTGGGCCAGGGCATCAAGAACTCCGTGGACCTGGCCGTCAACAAGGCCAACAAGGACAAGGTCGTCCCGGGCGTCACCTTCGCCATCGAGGCGCTGGACGACCAGGCCAACCCGACCTCGGGCCAGCAGAACGCCACCAAGCTGGTCGGCGAGAAGGACGTCGCCGGCGTGGTCGGCCCGCTGAACTCCAGCGTCTCGCTGACCATGCAGAAGGTCTTCAACGACGCCCACCTGGCCCAGATCTCCCCGGCCAACACCAACCCGCAGCTGAGCCTCGGCCCGGACTGGGGCAGCGGCAAGTTCGCCCGCCCGTACGCCTCGTTCTTCCGCACCGCCACCACCGACGTCGTGCAGGGCAAGTTCGCCGCCCAGTACCTGTTCAACGACGCGAAGAAGACCAAGGTCTATGTCATCGACGACAAGAAGACCTACGGCGCGGGCCTGGCCGCGATCTTCCAGGAGGAGTTCAAGAAGCTCGGCGGCACCGTGGTCGGCACCGACCACGTCAACCCCGACGACAAGGACTTCTCCGCGGTCGCCACCAAGGTCGCCGCCGCCGGCGCCGACTCGGTCTACTACGGCGGCGAGTACCCCGAGGCCGGCCCGCTCTCCGACCAGATCAAGAAGGCCGGCGCCGCCGTCCCGCTGTTCGGCGGCGACGGCATCTACGACGACGAGTACATCAAGCTGTCGAACGGCAACAGCAACGGCGACCTCGCCACCTCGGTGGGCGCCCCGGTCGAGGAGCTCGACTCCGCCAAGACCTTCATCAACGACTACAAGGCCGCCAACTACAAGGACGCGTACGCGGCCTACGGCGGCTACTCCTACGACGCCGCCTGGTCGCTGGTCGAGGCCGTGAAGGCGGTCGTCGCGGCCAACGGCGGCAAGGTGCCCTCCGACCTGCGCCAGAAGGTCATCGACGCGCTCGGCAAGGTCTCCTTCGACGGCGTCACCGGCAAGGTCTCCTTCGACGAGTACGGCGACACCACCAACAAGCAGCTGACCGTCTACACGGTCAAGGACGGCAAGTGGACCGCCGTCAAGAGCGGCACCTACAACGGCTGA
- a CDS encoding branched-chain amino acid ABC transporter permease has translation MHELPQNLANGLMLGLMYGLIAVGYTMVYGIVQLINFAHGEVFMIGGFGALTAYAALPQGTSLWLALPVMIVGGVIASVVTATAAERFAYRPLRTAPRLAPLITAIGLSIALQQVVWAFYPGAKKAVSFPHFNGAAFDLGLFHIQRNDLFLLIAAPLCMVFLASFVRLTRTGRAMQATAQDPDTAKLMGINTDRIIVVAFALGAAFAAIAAVAHGLRYGNIDFMMGFMAGLKAFTAAVLGGIGNIYGAMLGGLVLGVAESLATAYIENVPGLHQLGGAGWANVWAFVLLIVVLLVRPQGLLGERVADRV, from the coding sequence GTGCACGAACTGCCGCAAAACCTGGCCAACGGCCTGATGCTCGGGCTGATGTACGGCCTGATCGCCGTCGGCTACACGATGGTCTACGGCATCGTCCAGCTCATCAACTTCGCCCACGGCGAGGTCTTCATGATCGGCGGCTTCGGCGCGCTGACCGCCTACGCGGCGCTGCCGCAGGGCACCTCGCTCTGGCTGGCCCTGCCGGTCATGATCGTCGGCGGTGTGATCGCCTCCGTGGTCACCGCCACCGCCGCCGAGCGGTTCGCCTACCGGCCGCTGCGCACCGCGCCCCGGCTGGCCCCGCTGATCACCGCGATCGGCCTGTCCATCGCGCTCCAGCAGGTGGTCTGGGCGTTCTACCCGGGCGCCAAGAAGGCCGTCTCCTTCCCGCACTTCAACGGCGCGGCGTTCGACCTCGGCCTCTTCCACATCCAGCGCAACGACCTGTTCCTGCTGATCGCCGCCCCGCTGTGCATGGTCTTCCTGGCCTCGTTCGTCCGGCTGACCCGCACCGGCCGCGCCATGCAGGCCACCGCGCAGGACCCGGACACCGCCAAGCTGATGGGCATCAACACCGACCGGATCATCGTGGTCGCCTTCGCGCTCGGCGCGGCGTTCGCGGCGATCGCCGCCGTGGCGCACGGCCTGCGCTACGGCAACATCGACTTCATGATGGGCTTCATGGCCGGCCTGAAGGCGTTCACCGCGGCCGTCCTCGGCGGCATCGGCAACATCTACGGCGCGATGCTCGGCGGCCTGGTCCTCGGCGTCGCCGAGTCGCTGGCCACCGCGTACATCGAGAACGTCCCCGGCCTGCACCAGCTCGGCGGCGCCGGCTGGGCCAACGTCTGGGCGTTCGTGCTGCTCATCGTCGTGCTGCTGGTCCGGCCCCAGGGCCTGCTCGGCGAGCGCGTCGCGGATCGGGTGTGA
- a CDS encoding branched-chain amino acid ABC transporter permease, whose amino-acid sequence MTTSHETTPVLPLSTAAARAAVVAGGVLAAASALMSWTWTADFPGDLTYYGSPAGLQWLALVGGVLTVLLALAAARVPGLRWLSPSGSNNGVLFAAVGTLAVCWYAVIAIAAELGGLANLDPGGWVAGVGSLLAVAGALGLPLDRRTTVRRPAERWWAYAVAAVALLVYFGLDQGWLLHAIPAGVQPIFTENTWFFLALPGLLAVLRLWLLLDGWTRIGRIERRRPAARALPSWAEILVITAVFAVGLAVADFGISTEYGELFIGFLLLVAAATAALNASGAVGRLAELTARHRAVTTGAAFAAAAAFPFTQGSDTYVLIGVNILIFATVALGLNVVVGLAGLLDLGYVAFLGVGAYAAALVSGSPFSAFRGVHLPFPLAALVGALAALVFGVVIGAPTLRLRGDYLAIVTLGFGEIFRIAMNNLDGSSGPSLTNGPNGIAAIPDVNLFGFDFGQPHDVLGLHLGKFGNYLLLMLVATAIVVTVFGRVANSRIGRAWVAIREDETAAEAMGINGFRVKLIAFALGATLAGLAGAVQAHVASAVSPDQYQFAGAVPPNSAFLLAAVILGGMGTISGPLVGAALLFLIPAKLQFLQSYQLLAFGVALILLMRFRPEGLIAGRRQQLEFHEADAELPAQAAPIDDVPTKAGA is encoded by the coding sequence ATGACCACGTCCCACGAGACCACCCCCGTCCTGCCCCTGTCGACCGCCGCGGCCCGCGCCGCCGTGGTGGCGGGCGGCGTCCTGGCCGCGGCCTCCGCGCTGATGTCCTGGACCTGGACCGCCGACTTCCCCGGCGACCTGACCTACTACGGCTCCCCGGCCGGCCTGCAGTGGCTGGCCCTGGTCGGCGGCGTGCTGACCGTCCTGCTGGCGCTGGCCGCCGCGCGGGTGCCCGGGCTGCGCTGGCTGAGCCCCTCCGGCAGCAACAACGGCGTGCTGTTCGCCGCCGTCGGCACCCTCGCGGTGTGCTGGTACGCGGTCATCGCGATCGCGGCGGAGCTCGGCGGCCTGGCCAACCTCGACCCGGGCGGCTGGGTGGCCGGCGTCGGCTCGCTGCTGGCCGTGGCCGGCGCGCTGGGCCTGCCGCTGGACCGCCGCACCACCGTCCGGCGCCCCGCCGAGCGCTGGTGGGCGTACGCGGTGGCCGCCGTCGCCCTGCTGGTGTACTTCGGCCTGGACCAGGGCTGGCTGCTGCACGCGATCCCCGCCGGCGTGCAGCCGATCTTCACCGAGAACACCTGGTTCTTCCTCGCCCTGCCCGGCCTGCTGGCCGTGCTGCGGCTGTGGCTGCTGCTGGACGGCTGGACCCGGATCGGCCGGATCGAGCGCCGGCGGCCCGCCGCCCGCGCCCTGCCGTCCTGGGCGGAGATCCTGGTGATCACCGCGGTGTTCGCGGTGGGCCTGGCCGTCGCCGACTTCGGCATCTCGACCGAGTACGGCGAGCTGTTCATCGGCTTCCTGCTGCTGGTGGCCGCCGCCACCGCCGCGCTGAACGCCTCCGGCGCGGTCGGCCGGCTGGCCGAACTGACCGCCCGGCACCGCGCGGTGACCACCGGGGCGGCGTTCGCCGCGGCCGCCGCGTTCCCGTTCACCCAGGGCAGCGACACCTACGTCCTGATCGGCGTCAACATCCTGATCTTCGCCACCGTGGCGCTCGGCCTGAACGTGGTGGTCGGCCTGGCCGGTCTGCTCGACCTCGGCTACGTGGCCTTCCTCGGTGTCGGCGCGTACGCGGCGGCGCTGGTCTCCGGCTCGCCGTTCTCGGCCTTCCGCGGCGTGCACCTGCCGTTCCCGCTGGCCGCGCTGGTCGGCGCGCTGGCCGCGCTGGTGTTCGGCGTGGTGATCGGCGCCCCGACGCTGCGGCTGCGCGGCGACTACCTGGCGATCGTCACCCTCGGTTTCGGTGAGATCTTCCGGATCGCGATGAACAACCTGGACGGCAGCTCCGGCCCGAGCCTGACCAACGGCCCCAACGGCATCGCCGCGATCCCCGACGTCAACCTGTTCGGCTTCGACTTCGGCCAGCCGCACGACGTCCTCGGCCTGCACCTGGGCAAGTTCGGCAACTACCTGCTGCTGATGCTGGTGGCCACCGCGATCGTGGTGACGGTGTTCGGCCGGGTCGCCAACTCCCGGATCGGCCGGGCCTGGGTGGCGATCCGCGAGGACGAGACGGCGGCCGAGGCGATGGGCATCAACGGCTTCCGGGTGAAGCTGATCGCCTTCGCGCTGGGCGCGACGCTGGCCGGCCTGGCCGGCGCGGTGCAGGCGCACGTGGCGAGCGCCGTCTCGCCCGACCAGTACCAGTTCGCCGGGGCCGTCCCGCCCAACTCGGCGTTCCTGCTGGCCGCGGTGATCCTGGGCGGCATGGGCACCATCAGCGGCCCGCTGGTGGGCGCGGCCCTGCTGTTCCTGATCCCGGCGAAGCTGCAGTTCCTGCAGTCCTACCAGCTGCTGGCCTTCGGCGTGGCGCTGATCCTGCTGATGCGCTTCCGCCCGGAGGGCCTGATCGCCGGCCGCCGGCAGCAGCTGGAGTTCCACGAGGCGGACGCGGAACTGCCCGCGCAGGCCGCCCCGATCGACGACGTACCGACCAAGGCTGGGGCGTGA
- a CDS encoding ABC transporter ATP-binding protein, producing the protein MSTVTTTDTAPAAPAPEPLAEPVLEASGVVMRFGGLTAVNDVDLTVRQGEIVGLIGPNGAGKTTFFNCLTGLYVPTEGTVKYKGTVLPPKPHLVTQAGIARTFQNIRLFSNMTALENVLVGRHTRTKEGLFSAILRGPGYRRAEAESRERARELLEFCGLGAKADHLARNLPYGEQRKLEIARALASEPGVLLLDEPTAGMNPQETRAAEELVFAIRDLGIAVLVIEHDMKFIFNLCDRTAVLVQGRKIVEGDRETVQNDERVVTAYLGAPLEGTTAAQEDGQ; encoded by the coding sequence GTGAGCACCGTGACGACCACCGACACCGCTCCCGCCGCCCCGGCGCCCGAGCCGCTCGCCGAACCCGTGCTGGAGGCTTCCGGCGTGGTGATGCGCTTCGGCGGCCTCACCGCCGTGAACGACGTCGACCTGACGGTCCGCCAGGGCGAGATCGTCGGTCTGATCGGCCCGAACGGCGCCGGGAAGACCACCTTCTTCAACTGCCTGACCGGGCTGTACGTCCCGACCGAGGGCACGGTGAAGTACAAGGGCACGGTGCTGCCGCCGAAGCCGCACCTGGTGACCCAGGCGGGCATCGCCCGGACCTTCCAGAACATCCGGCTGTTCTCGAACATGACGGCGCTGGAGAACGTCCTGGTGGGCCGGCACACCCGCACCAAGGAGGGCCTGTTCTCGGCGATCCTGCGCGGCCCGGGCTACCGGCGGGCCGAGGCGGAGAGCCGCGAACGCGCCCGGGAGCTGCTGGAGTTCTGCGGCCTCGGCGCGAAGGCCGACCACCTGGCCCGCAACCTCCCCTACGGCGAGCAGCGCAAGCTGGAGATCGCCCGGGCGCTGGCGTCCGAGCCGGGCGTGCTGCTGCTGGACGAGCCGACGGCGGGCATGAACCCGCAGGAGACCCGGGCCGCCGAGGAACTGGTCTTCGCCATCCGGGACCTGGGCATCGCCGTGCTGGTGATCGAGCACGACATGAAGTTCATCTTCAACCTGTGCGACCGCACCGCCGTACTGGTGCAGGGCCGGAAGATCGTCGAGGGCGACCGGGAGACCGTCCAGAACGACGAGCGGGTCGTCACCGCGTACCTGGGCGCCCCGCTCGAAGGAACCACCGCAGCTCAGGAGGACGGCCAGTGA
- a CDS encoding ANTAR domain-containing response regulator, protein MSTADEQAQPLDTDSPQITRIVIAEDEALIRLDLKEMLEEEGYTVVGEAGDGETAVRLVEELKPDLAILDVKMPVLDGLSAAERIHEQHLAPVLMLTAFSQRELVDRARDAGAMAYIVKPFSKSDLVPAIEMAVSRYTEMRTLEQEIADLSQRLETRKLVDRAKSVLQTKFGLNEPAAFRWIQKTSMDRRMTMAAVAEAVIEEGAAQDRKKTEAAEG, encoded by the coding sequence GTGAGCACCGCCGACGAGCAGGCACAGCCGCTTGACACCGACTCGCCCCAGATCACCCGAATCGTCATCGCCGAGGACGAGGCACTGATCCGCCTCGACCTCAAGGAGATGCTGGAGGAGGAGGGCTACACCGTCGTCGGTGAGGCCGGTGACGGCGAGACGGCGGTCAGGCTGGTCGAGGAGCTTAAGCCCGACCTGGCCATCCTGGACGTGAAGATGCCCGTCCTGGACGGCCTCTCGGCCGCCGAGCGCATCCACGAGCAGCACCTGGCCCCGGTGCTGATGCTCACCGCGTTCTCCCAGCGCGAGCTGGTCGACCGGGCCCGCGACGCCGGCGCGATGGCGTACATCGTCAAGCCGTTCAGCAAGAGCGACCTCGTCCCGGCCATCGAGATGGCGGTCTCCCGCTACACCGAGATGCGCACCCTGGAGCAGGAGATCGCGGACCTCTCGCAGCGGCTGGAGACCCGCAAGCTGGTCGACCGCGCCAAGAGCGTGCTGCAGACCAAGTTCGGCCTCAACGAGCCCGCCGCGTTCCGCTGGATCCAGAAGACCTCGATGGACCGCCGGATGACCATGGCCGCCGTCGCCGAGGCCGTGATCGAGGAGGGCGCCGCCCAGGACCGCAAGAAGACCGAGGCCGCCGAGGGCTGA
- the pyk gene encoding pyruvate kinase produces MRRAKIVCTLGPAADSYDQIKALVDAGMDIARLNLSHGSHAEHEDRYHRVRKASDETGRSVGVLADLQGPKIRLATFADGPVLLERGDEFTITVDDVPGDREVCGTTYKGLAADVSPGERILVDDGRVTLEVTRVDGPRVRCAVVEGGLVSDHKGLNLPGVAVSVPALSDKDVEDLRWALRTGADIVALSFVRSGKDVEEVHRIMAEEGRRIPVIAKIEKPQAVENLESIVDAFDGIMVARGDLGVELPMEQVPIVQKRAVKLARRNAKPVIVATQMLDSMINASRPTRAEASDVANAVLDGTDAVMLSGETSVGKYPVETVRTMARIVEAAEEEVLAEGLPPLTASGKPRTQGGAVARAAAEIGDFLDAKYLVAFTQSGDTARRLTRYRSPIPVLAFTYEPAVRSQLALTWGVETFLGPFVTTTDELVAQVDSALLSLGRCAPGDVVIITAGSPPGLAGSTNLVRVHHVGQPAD; encoded by the coding sequence ATGCGCCGAGCAAAAATCGTTTGTACTCTCGGGCCTGCCGCAGACTCGTACGACCAGATCAAGGCCCTGGTCGACGCCGGCATGGACATCGCCCGACTGAACCTCAGCCACGGCTCCCACGCGGAGCACGAGGACCGCTACCACCGGGTCCGCAAGGCCTCGGACGAGACGGGCCGCAGCGTCGGGGTGCTGGCCGACCTCCAGGGCCCGAAGATCCGCCTCGCCACCTTCGCCGACGGCCCGGTCCTGCTGGAACGCGGCGACGAGTTCACCATCACCGTCGACGACGTCCCCGGCGACCGGGAGGTCTGCGGCACCACCTACAAGGGCCTGGCCGCGGACGTCTCGCCCGGCGAGCGCATCCTGGTCGACGACGGCCGGGTCACCCTGGAGGTCACCCGCGTCGACGGCCCCCGGGTGCGCTGCGCCGTCGTCGAGGGCGGACTGGTCTCCGACCACAAGGGCCTCAACCTCCCCGGTGTCGCCGTCTCGGTGCCCGCGCTCTCCGACAAGGACGTCGAAGACCTGCGCTGGGCGCTGCGGACCGGCGCCGACATCGTCGCGCTGTCGTTCGTGCGCAGCGGGAAGGACGTCGAGGAGGTGCACCGGATCATGGCCGAGGAGGGCCGCCGCATCCCGGTCATCGCCAAGATCGAAAAGCCGCAGGCGGTGGAGAACCTCGAATCCATCGTGGACGCCTTCGACGGCATCATGGTCGCCCGCGGCGACCTGGGCGTCGAACTCCCCATGGAGCAGGTGCCGATCGTCCAGAAGCGCGCGGTCAAGCTGGCCCGGCGCAACGCCAAGCCGGTGATCGTCGCCACCCAGATGCTGGACTCGATGATCAACGCCTCCCGGCCGACCCGGGCCGAGGCGTCCGACGTCGCCAACGCGGTGCTGGACGGCACCGACGCGGTGATGCTCTCCGGCGAGACCTCGGTCGGCAAGTACCCGGTCGAGACGGTCCGGACCATGGCCCGGATCGTCGAGGCCGCCGAGGAGGAGGTCCTGGCGGAGGGCCTGCCGCCGCTCACCGCGAGCGGCAAGCCCCGCACCCAGGGCGGCGCGGTGGCCCGGGCCGCCGCCGAGATCGGCGACTTCCTGGACGCCAAGTACCTGGTCGCGTTCACCCAGAGCGGCGACACCGCCCGCCGGCTGACCCGCTACCGCTCGCCGATCCCGGTCCTGGCGTTCACCTACGAGCCCGCCGTGCGCAGCCAGTTGGCGCTGACCTGGGGCGTGGAGACCTTCCTCGGCCCGTTCGTCACCACCACCGACGAACTGGTCGCCCAGGTCGACTCCGCGCTGCTGAGCCTGGGCCGCTGCGCACCCGGCGACGTCGTGATCATCACCGCCGGGTCCCCGCCCGGCCTGGCCGGCTCCACCAACCTGGTGCGGGTGCACCACGTCGGCCAACCGGCCGACTGA